The following are encoded in a window of Lentimicrobiaceae bacterium genomic DNA:
- a CDS encoding T9SS type A sorting domain-containing protein: protein MNKILLLISMLFVCILLNAQQTYIAESFSDSQMPPTGWTIDTHAGNWEISNTAQAGGSAPEGMLNWSPQFNGTTRLISPAIDLTGIENVALDFRYMLDHYDGTYTIGVATKSRSGNWNVVWQDNTPSTTPATSISVLINNGDVGANDFQLCIFFSGASYNLNYWCIDDIVLYQPMALDARMSQLTVPAYISQGSKEITGVVKNVGLDNLTSFDVNWNADGGEVFTTSFSGLDLSFGSGYDFTCNDLWNAPVGNHAFKVWVSNINGAGPDNNPGNDTINASIAVASQNVSMLPLFEEFTSSTCGPCANFNSTVFIPFCNAHPNEFSLIKYQMSWPAPGDPYYTEEGGVRRYFYGVNAVPTLFLQGNTAPMTTGGLTSALTQASDEPAFVSLGIQPTYSGNEVQIPLHILPYLTVNDMTIQIAVIEKITTENVGNNGETEFHHVMMKMVPDAEGLLLNFTDGVPFDSTFTVDMSTTFVEDMNDLQVVAFVQDNSNRRILQSAFADVLITGIEKSISNKVYIYPNPASSYVVVANAGNSNILLYDMLGNIVRKADAISENYRLNTAGLHQGAYFLKIIKGSTIQTLKVNIL from the coding sequence ATGAATAAAATTTTACTTTTAATTAGCATGTTGTTTGTGTGTATATTGCTTAATGCACAGCAAACTTACATTGCCGAAAGTTTTTCAGATTCTCAAATGCCGCCTACTGGTTGGACAATAGATACCCATGCTGGAAACTGGGAAATTTCCAATACGGCGCAGGCTGGAGGTAGTGCACCAGAAGGTATGCTCAACTGGAGTCCACAATTCAACGGAACTACCCGTTTGATCAGCCCTGCAATAGATCTTACTGGGATTGAGAATGTTGCTCTTGATTTTCGCTATATGCTTGACCATTATGACGGTACTTATACCATAGGTGTAGCTACCAAATCACGGTCTGGAAATTGGAATGTTGTATGGCAGGATAACACTCCTTCTACAACTCCTGCAACCAGTATTTCAGTTCTTATTAATAATGGCGATGTCGGAGCTAATGATTTTCAGCTTTGTATTTTCTTTTCAGGAGCATCTTATAATCTAAATTATTGGTGTATAGATGATATTGTGCTATACCAGCCTATGGCTCTCGATGCCAGGATGTCGCAGCTTACCGTCCCTGCCTATATTTCGCAGGGAAGTAAGGAAATTACCGGTGTTGTTAAAAACGTAGGTCTCGACAACTTGACTTCGTTCGATGTTAACTGGAATGCCGATGGAGGCGAGGTTTTTACAACATCCTTCAGCGGTTTGGATCTCAGTTTTGGAAGTGGTTATGATTTTACTTGTAACGATTTGTGGAATGCCCCTGTCGGAAATCATGCCTTTAAAGTTTGGGTTAGCAATATAAACGGAGCCGGACCCGATAACAATCCTGGAAACGACACTATAAACGCATCAATAGCAGTAGCTTCGCAAAATGTTAGCATGCTTCCACTTTTTGAAGAGTTTACAAGCTCAACCTGCGGACCGTGTGCCAATTTTAATTCTACAGTTTTCATCCCATTCTGCAATGCTCATCCAAACGAGTTTTCACTTATTAAATACCAAATGAGTTGGCCTGCTCCCGGCGACCCTTACTACACCGAAGAAGGTGGAGTCCGCCGATATTTCTATGGCGTAAATGCTGTTCCAACTCTGTTTCTTCAGGGAAATACTGCACCAATGACTACCGGTGGTCTTACTTCAGCTCTTACGCAGGCATCTGACGAACCGGCTTTTGTATCTCTCGGAATACAACCTACTTACTCAGGAAACGAAGTACAGATTCCCCTGCACATTCTTCCGTACCTTACTGTAAATGACATGACTATACAAATTGCAGTTATAGAAAAAATTACTACAGAAAACGTAGGAAATAACGGGGAAACAGAGTTCCATCATGTGATGATGAAGATGGTTCCCGACGCAGAAGGGCTGCTTCTGAATTTTACCGACGGTGTGCCTTTCGACAGCACATTTACAGTAGATATGTCAACAACTTTTGTTGAAGACATGAATGATTTGCAGGTTGTTGCTTTCGTTCAGGATAATTCAAACCGGAGAATTTTGCAATCTGCATTTGCCGATGTCCTGATAACCGGAATTGAAAAATCTATCTCCAATAAAGTTTACATCTATCCCAACCCCGCTTCCTCGTATGTGGTAGTTGCCAATGCGGGTAATAGCAATATATTGTTATATGACATGTTGGGAAACATTGTCAGAAAAGCAGATGCTATTTCTGAAAACTATAGGCTTAACACTGCAGGACTACATCAGGGGGCTTATTTTCTGAAAATTATTAAAGGAAGCACCATTCAAACATTGAAAGTAAATATTTTGTAA
- a CDS encoding GNAT family N-acetyltransferase, whose product MAQQITIPLSKSTLRPFTLQDARSLALHANNLKIARNLRDAFPHPYNLEDAEKWIETTKYESDNLMLAIEIGGEVVGAVGMHRFKDVYRLKAEIGYWLSEKYWGKGIVTEALSAFVRHIFSTTDLIRIQAEIFEHNKASMRVLEKAGFACEAIHRKAVIKNGKILDEYIYVIFRQ is encoded by the coding sequence ATGGCTCAGCAAATAACTATTCCGCTTTCAAAAAGTACATTACGCCCCTTTACCCTACAAGATGCACGCTCTTTAGCGCTGCATGCAAATAATCTTAAAATTGCCAGGAATTTACGTGATGCCTTCCCCCATCCTTACAATCTGGAGGATGCTGAAAAATGGATAGAAACCACCAAATATGAATCGGACAATCTTATGCTTGCCATAGAGATAGGTGGCGAAGTTGTAGGAGCTGTAGGAATGCACAGGTTTAAGGATGTGTACAGGCTAAAAGCGGAAATTGGATATTGGCTAAGTGAAAAATATTGGGGAAAAGGCATCGTAACAGAAGCATTATCAGCATTTGTACGACATATCTTTTCTACTACCGATCTTATCCGGATACAAGCCGAAATTTTTGAGCACAATAAGGCTTCAATGCGAGTATTGGAAAAAGCCGGGTTTGCATGTGAAGCCATTCATCGTAAGGCAGTGATTAAAAACGGAAAAATTCTTG